AATAGCTGGTTCAACCCAATGATCTTACTGAAAGATAGAGATAAGTTCCCATTGCAATTATTCTTGAGAGAGATTTTGGTTTTAAATGAGGCTTCAGGTGGTACCGCTGGTGGTGCTTTAAACACTAATGTTTCAACAACCATAGGTACAACTGCTTATAGAGAGCTAGTTAAATATAGTACTATCGTGGTAGCAACTGTACCAATTGTAATGGTATATCCATTCTTGCAAAAATACTTTATGAAGGGTGTTTTTGTAGGTTCTATTAAAGGATAGTGACAAAAATCCTGAAAAATTGATTTTAAAATTATAATTAAGACCCCTTAGCTAAAAATTTTAGCGAAGGGGTTTTGGTTTTTACTATCTTTTTATTTACCATTCAAAATATCTAAAACTTGGGCGACGTCTTTATCACCACGACCGGATAGATTAACTATAATTATCTGATCTTTAGACATAGTTGGTGCTAATTTAATTGCTAAGGCTAAAGCATGTGATGACTCGAGTGCAGGAATTATACCTTCTGTAGCACAAAGAATCTGGAAAGCTTCTAATGCTTCATCATCAGTGATAGCTAAATATTGGGCTCGTTTAATGTCCTTCAGATAAGCATGTTCAGGACCGACAGCTACATAGTCAAGTCCAGCAGAGATAGAGTAGGTAGGGCGTAAGTTGCCTTCGTCATCTGCGATTACATAGGTGTTCATACCGTGTTCTATCATGACTTTTCCAACAGATAAGGTTGCAGAAGTTTCTAGAGTTTCAGGACCTTTACCTCCGCCTTCAGCACCATATAATTGAACAGACTCGTCATTAATAAAATTTGCAAATGCTCCAATTGCATTAGATCCACCACCGACACAGGCAACTACAGCATCTGGTAAGCGGCCTTCTTTTTCTAAGATTTGCTCTTTCATTTCTTTGCTAATTACAGATTGGAAATCTTTGACCATTGCAGGGTAAGGGTGTGGACCAACAGCGGATCCGATTAAGTAGAAAGTGCTGTCAAGATTTGCCGCAAGATCTTCGAAAGCGCAATCAACTGCTTCTTTTAAGGTTTGACTACCTTCTTCTACAGCTACGACTTTTGTACCCATTAATTCCATACGGAAGACGTTTAGTTTTTGACGTTCTACATCTTTTTTGCCCATGTAGACGGTGCAATCCATTCCAAATTTTGCTGCAACTGCTGCAGTGGCCACACCATGTTGTCCTGCTCCTGTTTCAGCTATTAATCTAGTCTTGCCCATTTTCTTGGCCAACAAAACTTGGCCAATAGCGTTATTAATTTTGTGTGCACCGAGGTGGTTCAAGTCCTCACGTTTGAGGTAGATCTTGGCTCCGCCTATTTTATTACTTAAACCTTCTGCAAAATAGAGTGGAGATTTACGACCTACATAATCTCTAAGGTAGTAATCTAGTTCAGCTCTAAAGTCTTTGTCATCTTTTAGCTCGTCATAATATTCTGCGATTCTATCTAATTCTTTTTGAATTGCTTCTGGAACATAACTTCCACCAAATTTTCCATAAAAACCTTTTTTGTTTTCCATTTTCTTAAACTCCTTAATATTTTCTGTCTTATTCTACTGGAGCCTAGAAATCAGGTATAAAAAAACCGCATATCTTCTATGCGGTAATACTAAGATCACACCCGGCATAGACTCCTCATTTATCCATGAATAATAGTGAGCCTAACCGTTTAAAGTCATCTCACATGCTACGCCAGCTTTGCCAGATGTAAAATGTTGGGAACATCGTGTGATCTCCTTTCAAAAAATCTATTAAATTAATTCTAATACAACAGACTAAAAGGTCAAGCTCTTTTTACCATTCTTGTAAAATTGTAAACTAGTGCCATATAATGTATATAGAATAAAAAAGCTGAATTAGAGTGTTATTTATAATAAGAAAAGGTTTATTTATAGCTAGCAAAATTCAGGGAGATAAAAGATGAGTGACAAAAACACAAGCGACAACACAAGCGACATCATAAATGAAAAAATAAGCATGCAAGAAATTATAGCCTCCGCCTATATGGTTAACAAAACTATAGGCGATAGGCCAATTATCAAAAACCTTTCTCTAGAGGTGAAAAAAGGTAAAACTTTTGCCTTGCTGGGGCCAAATGGTGCAGGTAAGACAAGTACTGTACGTTTGTTGACTGGCCTATACACAGCAGATTCTGGTGTAGTCAGACTTTTTGGAGAAGAGCTTACAAAAGAATATGCTGATGAAGCTAGAAGTTTAATTGGGGTACAAAATGACGGCAGTCTTTATGAGCGTTTATCTGTGTTTGAGAACTTGAATATTTGGGGTCAAATTTATGAAATGCCAAAGACAGATCTTGAGAACAGAATAAATGAACTCTTAGATTTCTTCGATCTTGCTGATAGGGCAAAATCAAAAGTGTCTTCTTTAAGTAAAGGTATGAAACAAAAGCTTCTATTAGCTCGAGCAGTTTTAAATAAGCCTAAGTTTCTAATTCTAGATGAGCCAACTTCTGGTTTGGATCCAGAGAGTAATGCCAAGATTATTGATTATCTAGTTCACTTAGTAAGAGAAGAGGCAGTGAGTATATTCTTGTGTACTCATCAGCTTTTTGGCCTGGAGCGACTTATTGATGATGTAGCGATTATAAAATCAGGAGAGATTATTGCTCAAGGAGCAGTTGCTGATTTGATAAAGGAAGAGTTTCCGCGCAAGGATGTAATTATAAAATTTGCAGAAAATCCAATGATGGAGTCTATTCTGAGTGCTTATAACTTTGAAGTTTTGTCCAAGAACGAAGTTAAAGTGGAATTAGATGATGAGACAGCTATAGCTGCTCTGGTTAAAAAAGCTGTTCAAGCTAACGTAGATATTTATGAAGTTAAACATATTGAGAAAAGTCTGAATGATCTCTATTTCTCCAAAATAAAAGATGCTGAGCTAAATGGTAAAACAAAGGTTTCAGCTGAAGAGGAGGTGTCTTATGAACTTTAAAAGAATTTATGCGGTAGCTAGAAAAGATGTAATGGATGTTATGAATGATAGAGAATCTATGCTCGCAATAACCTTATTTCCATTAATAATGTCAGTCTTAATGCCACTAGTGATTATAATTATTTTCAAGTTTAGTGGTGAGGTTAATAATGGTGGCGATTTGGACAAGCTTTTAAGTATTTTACCAAATGAAGTTTTGCCCAATGTTGCTGATACTGAAATTAAAATGCTTGTACTTGCTTTAACCGTATTATTAGCGCCTATATTCTTGATGATCCCAGTTATGATAGCATCGGTAATTGCGTCATATAGTTTCATAGGTGAAAAAGAAAATAAAACGCTTGAAGGGCTAATGTACACTCCTCTTACTAATACTGAACTTATTACTGCAAAAGCCTTAGGTAGTTTCGTGCCTTCTATACTAGTGACAGTTATAAGTATTTTAATTTATGCAGTACTTGTTAATGTAGCTAGTAGATACTTCATCGGCTATGCGATTAGATTGAATCTTACTTGGTTAGTGATGACAGTCTTACTAGTTCCTGCAGTTACTATACTTAGTATTTTGTTGGTTATACTAATATCTTTTAAAGTAAAAACAGTCAGAGCAGCTCAGTCAATATCGAGTTTAATAGCCTTTCCAATATTGGCCTTGGTAATTTCACAAGTAAGTGGTGTCTTTTATTTTGGTGTTGTTGCCCAGATCATTTTGGCGTCTGTTATTTTACTTATAGATATTGCTTTATTAATATTTGTGTCCAAGAGAATTAATAGAGAGAAATTCCTCGTTTCCTAGTCGAGGATAAAGCTTGATATTTACTATGGCTATCGTAAAAATTTTACAAATGGATAATATATTTTTGCATTGCAGTGATGTAAAATTACTTTAACTTGAAATGTGGAGGCTAAGTTTTAACTATTAGTCTTTACATACAAGGTCAAGTTAGATTTTAACAGGGGTGTTTGAGGGATGCTTGACCAATCGGATAATACAATTATTAAAGTGAAAAACCTACATAAGCTTTATAAAGTAGGTACGCAATATGTTCACGCTTTGGCTGGGGTTAGTTTTGAAGTTGAACGTGGTGAGTTTTGCGCAATTGTCGGAACTAGTGGTTCAGGTAAGTCTACTTTGCTTAATATGTTGGCAGGTTTAGAACCGCCTAGCAAAGGCGAGATTATCATTGGAAATAAGGCCATTGTGGGTCTTAGCGAAAGTGATCTCGTTAAATTTAGACGTGAAAATGTTGGTTTTATTTTTCAATCTTTTAATCTAATTCAAACAATGAATTGCATTGAGAATGTGGCTTTGCCTCTAACCTTTAGAGGAGAAAGTCGAGCTAAGCGTGAAAAAATAGCCTTAAGAATTCTCAAAAGTTTGGGCCTTTATGAGCACCGTTATCACAAGGCTAATGAGCTTTCTGGTGGTCAGCAACAGCGTGTCGGCATTGCAAGAGCTTTAGCAGTTAAGCCGGAAATTATTTTCGCCGATGAGCCGACAGGAAACCTAGATTCCAAGACGAGCATGTCCACAATGGAGCTTATTCGAAAAATTGTTAAGAAGCAGAATCAGACTTTAATTATGGTTACACACGATGACAACCTAGCACAATATGCGGATAGGATTTTTAGAATTAGTGATGGGAAAATCATAGGCATTGAACAAGGCTCGAAGAGATACGAACTAATAAATGAAGATGAGAATGGATCCAATGCAGACAGTAAGGGGTCTGAAACAGTTGAAGATACAAAAACAACTGAAGAAGTGAAAGTAACACAACAAACAAAAGAAAACGAACCAGTTGAACTGAAAGGACAGGGGGAGTAGGAAATGAGAAAGAATATAAAAAATAAAATTGTGGCTCTAAGCTTGCTTATGGGTATGTCTCTAATGCTAAATGTACTAGTTCCAACTACAAGATTAGTAGCTGAGGGTACAGAGTCAAATGAATCTACTAGTACTGAACAATCTAGTCAAGAGTCAAGCACTGAAGAAACAACAAAGAAAACAGAGGCAAGCAAGTCAACAGAAACCACAAAACCATCTAATACAGATGCAGGAAGTTTCATTTTAATAGCTGACAAAGAGATCCCAAAACTAGATGCAGGTTCTAAATTTAAGTTGAGAGTCCCTTTAGTGAACTGGGGCGCAGTCAATGCTAAGAATATTAAAGTAAGATTAGATCTTGCAGAGAAAGCAGAAGATTTTCCTTTTGAGATTGAAAAAAGCGAGTATCTAGCAACTAATAAATCACAACTTGAAACTATAGAAAAATACAATAAAGAAGAAGTTGAAGCTAAGACTAAATATTTCGACTTTGGTGAATTGACTGTGAGAAAAAATTTAAAGAGTGGCTACTATAGAGTTCCTCTTAAAATTTATTTCAATGATGATTCCAGCGAGGTAAAAGAAGTAATTAGATATTACTTTATTAAAGTTCAGGGTGATGGGGCCATAGATGATAACAAGGCACCTAAACCAGAAGACCAGCTTCCACCTAGTGATGGTGGTTATGTACCGAGCTTACCACAACCTGAACCTGATTATCCTGCTCCAAATCCAGGCGGTGGAGACGAGCCAGGCAAAACATCTACCCCAAGAGTTATGGTCGCAGGTTTTACCACCTCACCAGAAAAGATAAAAGGTGGAGAAAACTTTACCCTTAAATTGCAACTTAGAAACACTTCAAAAACAACCGCAGTTAAAAACATTCGTTTAGTACTAGGTTTGGGAGAAGATAAAGCCAGCTTTATCCCACTATCAGGTTCATCCTCTGTTTTTGTTGAGCAAGTTAATGCGAACAGCACAGTAGAAGTGCCTATTGGCTTAAAGGCTTCACCATTGATGGAACAAAAATCTTATCCCGTAAGTGTAGCCATAGAGTATGAAGATGCCAATGGTGCATCCTTTAGTACTAATGAAAGCGTAACTTTGCAGGTTTACCAAGATCCTGTCGTTGAATTTACTGGATTGCAGATTTTGCCTAGCCCAATGACAGTTGATAATCCATCTAATATTACTTTGACCGTAATTAATAAGGGTAAAAGTACCTTGTACAATACCAGTTTTGGTGTTGAAGAAAATGGTGTCCTAAGTGCCCAAGAGTCATATTTAGGTAATATAGCTCCGGCTGAAACAAAGAACGTAGACACTATGGTTACACCGGTTAAAATGAGTGAAAATGGCAAAGCTGTTGTGACTTTAACCTTTGAAGATGAGCTGGGTAAGAAAACTACAATCAAAAAAGAGATAGATGTAGAAATTTTAGAAGCTATGCCAGAACCAAGCTGGGAAGATCCAGCGACTCCAGAAGAACCTGAACCAGAAACAGGATTTAGATTCTGGCCTATAGTGATAGTTATAGTTGTCATAGCTTTGATTGCTTTGCTCATAACATTATTGCTCAGAAGACAAGCGAAAAAACGCAAACAAGAAGAGTTGGAAGAGATTGAGGATATAGATGAGATTCTCTGATTTATTAAAATTAGCATTATCTAACTTAGGTAGACGTAAATTAAGAACTAGTCTCACTGTTTTGGGAGTCATAATTGGTTGTGCCTCAATTGTAGTCATGCTTTCTATTGCTGCAGGTCAGGAGCAAATGCTTTTGAAACAGATAGAGTCTAGTAGAGGTCTAACAGAGATTGATGTAAGTAGTTATCAAGATCCTAACAAGAAACCTTCTGGACCTGGTTCAAATGGTCTAGTTAGAGAAGGTACAGGTTTAACCGATGCACAAATTGAAGAGTTAAGAACTTGGCAAAATGTGAAGAAAGTGCATCCTGTCCTTACTCATTACATGAATGCTAAAACAGCAACTGGTAGTGAAGCGTATATTAATTTAATAGCCTATCCATATGAGTATATTCAAGATTTGAAATTAGATTATCTAAAAGGTAGCTTCCCTAAACCTGGCACTAGTCCACGTTCGATTTTGCCACTTAGTGCGGGTAAAGATGTGCAAGAGATGTTCTTTGATCCACATGGAAAAGATGGTGGTTATTATGAGTATTATGATAATTTTGGTTTCGACAATGAGTCTGAAAAAGTAGATTTATACAATGAGGCTATTTTTGTAACAGTTCAGGAAGAAAGAGAAGAAGATGGTGTAACCATTCCACCAAAAAAATATCTTGTTCAAGTTGATGCTATTCACGATACCAAGAATGACTATGAATTGAAATCTAGTTTGATTACAGAAATTGAAGCATTTAAAGCCTTCATGACCCAAGCCTTTAAGGGAAAAGCCTGGCCAAATCAACCAGCTAGCAAAGATGGCAAGGCTATGGGATCAATTAACTATAATAGCCTAAAAGTTATAAGCAATAGCATAGAAGACACAGAGATGTTATTAAAAGATTTAAGAGCTGCAGGATATGAGTGTAACAGCAACTTAGAATTTGTTCAAAGTATGCGTGAAAATATGCGTACCATGCAATTGGTTCTAGGTGGAATAGGTGGTGTTGCCTTCCTAGTAGCTGCCATTGGTATTGCTAATACAATGATGATGTCTATTTACGAACGTACCAAAGAAATCGGTATATTCAAGGTTTTAGGTTGTAGGTTAAGAGATATTTCATACTTGTTCTTATTGGAATCTGCTTTTATAGGATTTATTGGAGGTGTCCTGGGAGTATTAATTAGTTCAGGAATTTCAATGTTGATAAATAGCGTAGCAAACTCTGGAGGTGCCTTTGAATTTGCGGAGGCTGCTGATGAAATTAGACAAATATCAGTTATAAGCCCTCAATTAGCAATAATGGCAATTATTTTCTCCACCTTAATAGGTACAATCTCAGGTCTGATTCCTGCAATTAGAGCCATGAAGTTATCACCGTTAAATGCTTTGCGTACCGAATAGTAAGATTAAATTTTAATTAAGTTATTATTTTTCCAGGAGTAAGTTACAGAGTTTTTCATAAGCTAATGTGAAAATATATTTGACTTTTGAATGAGAAATTTTGTAACTTAAAAAACGGAGCAGCCATGCTAAAAGACATTAAGAAAAATTTGAAAAAATTAAGAGACCCAGAGTACAAGGAGTTTCAATCTAAAATTATCCCTAATATTGATAGGGGTAGGATTTTAGGTGTCCGTATGCCTGTTCTACGAAAGTTTGCAAAAGAGAATATTCTCAATTCTACAAAAACTAAAACAGAATATTTGATGAGCTTCCCGTATAAATATCATGAAGGCGAAGTTCTTCACATGATGATCTTAGAGAAAGAAAAAGATATTAATGTAGTCTTTGAAGATCTGGATAAATTCTTACCATATGTAAGTAACTGGGCTGTGTCAGACTATGCTTCTCCAAAAGTTATTCTGGAAGATAAGACCCTAACACTAGAACAAGTCAAAAAATGGCTGGCTGTAGATCCAAATATTTCTCCATATAAAATTAGATATGCGATCAAGATCTTGAAGGATCATTTTCTTTCTGAAGATTTTTCGCCAGAATATATTGATTGGGTAGTAGATGTTAAAAGTGATGAGTACTATATAAAAATGATGCAAGCCTGGTTCATAGCGGAAGCTCTATATAAACAATATGAAGCTGCTATACCAGTTTTACAAGAACGAAAATTAGATGCTCAAACTCACAATCAAGCTATTCAAAAAGCAATTGATAGTCGTAGAATTGATCATGAAACTAAGAAGTATTTGAGAACACTTAGAGTACCCGGTGGAGTATTGAAAAGAACATAGTTAATGAAATTTCTCTTAAGGGTGAAATATAGATTGCGCAAAATGAACAAGCAGGATACTTATTAAATATCCTGCTTTTGTTATTCGCTTAATTGTTTATATAAGCTTAATCTGTATAGTTAAGAGATATCTTGAAGAGGAATTACTTATCTTTATTTAGATATTCATCTACCAAACTAGCCATAGTCTTTGCTGCAATAATCAAAGCGCCGTCGTCACAATAGAAGTATGGATTGTGATGTGGAGTCTCTTCTTTACCTTCTGGAGTGCAACCAACGTAAAAGAAAAGTCCGGGAACTTTAAGTGCAAATTCTGCAAAATCTTCCGAAGGAGCTTGAGGGCCGCAGTGACTGTAATCTTTTAACTCCGGGATTTCAGTTTCTTGCATGACTTTATCCATCATTTGACAGAGTTCTTCATTGTTATGTAGGACAGGATAGTCATAGGTGAAAGTTATCTCATAGTCAATGGCGAAACCTGCTTTAATACCCTCAAGTATTCTCTTGATTTCTACTTCTACTTTCTTTTGAGTTTCAGGGCTCACAGCTCGTAAATCTGCAATGATTTCAACGTGATCGTTTACCGCATTAACTGGACCACGACCGTCTATGGAATTTATTGAAATAGTTGCCATTTCGAAAGGATCTATTCTTCTTGAGATTACTGATTGAACTTCTGTAATGAAGTAGGCAGAGGCTAGAATCGCATCGTTAGCTAACTGAGGAGTAGAAGCATGTCCAGCAGTACCTGAAATTGTCAACTTGAAATTTCCACGTCCAGTTTGAGCATTTCCAGGACAAAGTTTAACTTCTCCTAACTTCCCGTTGGTCATTACGTGTGCTCCAAAAACAGCATCAACTCCGTTCATAACATTATCGTTGACCATTCCAATGGCACCACCAGGAGTGACCTCTTCAGCGTTTTGGTGGATGATAAGAACTTTACCGTTGAATTCAGATTTTAATTCAATAAGGGATTTGGCTAAAACCATTAAATAAGCAGTATGAGCATCATGTCCACAAGCGTGCATAACACCAGAGATTTGGGATATATAAGGGACGTTAGTTTTTTCTTGAATTTCTAAAGCATCGAAGTCTGCCCTCAAGGCTACAGTTTTGCCAGGATTTCCAGAGTCAATTAAGACAGTTAGACCTAGGCCATCACCAACATTTCTGGTGACTTCACAATCAAGATCTTTGTAGTAATTATAAATATACGCTTCTGTTTCATGCTCTTTCCAAGAGATTTCTGGGTGTTGATGAAGGTGATGTCTAATCTCAATCATTTCATCTTGTTTTTCGTTAATTTTATTAATGAGTTTTTGGCGAAAACTATTCATTGCAAGTTCCCTTTCTGCAAATTTTTGCATAAAAAATTAGCACCTGTAAAAAGTGCTAATTTTATCTTATTTAATTATTTATCTTCTTTTTTGCAACAGTGGTCACAAATATCAAATTTCATGTCTTTGTATTTGGCTTTGGCAAACTTCATTGCTTCATCAACATCCTTGAAAAAATCTAAGGTTACACAGTTTGCATTTTCTGGTGTATGTGGGCAAATATATTCATGGATTTTGTGAGTTCCATCATTACTTGCGTTCAAATTGTATGTGAATAAAGTCTTTTTCTTTGTCATAATCTTGACCTCCATAAATATACTGTTGTATATATTATACTACCTTAAAGATAAAAAACTCGTTACTTTTATCTGAATAATTGTCCAGGTAATCTTATCGGCTTGCTATAGCAGAGAAGCGTTGATACTTTTTCTCGAAGTTTTCTCTATCACAGGTTAAATTAAACTTATCAATAATATTTTCATGCATATCCTGAACAACCTCCGCTAAGAAAGCTTTATTTTTATCACTAGCAGAAGTTACTAAAATAATAAATGCATCATAAAGTGTATTCATAATCTCAGAAGTTTCACCTGCATGATTGTAAATATGGACGAAAGTATCATAGAAATCTTGCTCAAATGACTGTGTAAAATAATAGATTAACCCTTTATCTCCAATATTTTTGACGTAGTGATTGCTATCAACTTTAGAGAGTTTACTCATCAACAAACTTAGCTTCCTAATACAATGAGTTGCAGTTGATGGATCTCTGACATCTGAGGAAAGAGCAGTTATGGTAATTTCGGTCAGTTTATCAAGTCCATATCTATAATCGGTTATGCTGATTTTATTCTCTTGAATATGAAAAATATCATAAATTTCTTTTATAACTTTATCGTTTATTAGTTCTGAATCTTTCTTGGTATAAATTCTGGCTAATTCTTCTGACTCTACGATAAATTCACCTCTCTTATGAGATAGATAAACTAGACCACTAAAATTCTTAAAAATGTCTCCAGCTTCTGTATAATTAATAGCTTCTAAATATCCGGATTTATTACTGAGTACTGATATATACTGGCTGTTTTCAAGATCTTTGACATTATACTCACGGTCTCTGTCTTTTAAATCTTCATCGATAACTTTTGAGGTAATATCAGAAATCTCAGTAATTAAATTAGTAACTTGTAAGCTCTTAATAGTTTCTTGGAAGAAAATTGTTAAATATAAAACACAAAGCAAACCGTATAAGACACCAATATTACCTGCAATTACAGGAGTTTCAGAGTTATAAGTTTTGGTGAAATTAAGAGCAATAATACTATAGATAAATCCTCCAATAAATGCTCCTAGGACTTTCATAGTAATCTTTTTACTGGCAAAATTTTCAACCACACGTGGGGTAAAGCTACTACTATAAAAAGTCAGAACAGAGATTATCGTCGTAAAAGTGAAGGTAGCGATTGATAATAATGCTGAGGAAAGTGATGATAAAACAGATTGAGCACTCTCAGCAGAAGTGAAAAATGCTTCTGGCAAATATCTATGGTCGATAGTATCACTCGTATCCACTAATAAGACTGCAGTCAAAAGCACCAACGATAATAAAACATACTGTAAGAAGTAAACCCAAGTACGTTTGTTATATAGGAATATCTTTGCGTTATTTAACATTTTTTCTCCGGATTCTTTTTGAATTTATTGAAGTTAATTTTCTTGATAGGAAAACCTACCACAACTCATCCATTTGATTTACCAAGGCTTCGTGCATAGCAGTTTCAAATGAGCTGTGGCCACTAGCTTCAACAAAGTGCAATTTTGCATGTGGACAAGCTTGCTGTAACTCGTAAGCGCCTACAGGTCTACAGTTAATGTCATAGCGGCCATGGAAGATATGCATAGGAATTTTGCCCAATCTATCTGCTCGGTTCAGGAGGTAGTTATCCTCATACCAGAACATGCGGTTGGCAAAATAATGAGCTTCCATTAAACCTAGAGATAACTCACCGTCTGTTACTTCAGCGGCGTAGTCAATTTCTTTAGGTAACAATGTACTAACTGCAGTTTCCCAATCGCTCCAACGCTTACATGCTTCAGCACGAGAGATATCAGATTTCAACATTAATTTGTAGTAGGCATCAACAAGATCATTTTGTTCAGCTTCTGGGATGTAATTTTTGAAGCGTGCGAATTCTTCTGGGAAAAATTGAGCAGCCCCACCATTATAAAGCCAATCTATATCAGCTTTTCTACCTAAGAATATTCCTC
Above is a window of Fastidiosipila sanguinis DNA encoding:
- a CDS encoding DUF2254 domain-containing protein yields the protein MLNNAKIFLYNKRTWVYFLQYVLLSLVLLTAVLLVDTSDTIDHRYLPEAFFTSAESAQSVLSSLSSALLSIATFTFTTIISVLTFYSSSFTPRVVENFASKKITMKVLGAFIGGFIYSIIALNFTKTYNSETPVIAGNIGVLYGLLCVLYLTIFFQETIKSLQVTNLITEISDITSKVIDEDLKDRDREYNVKDLENSQYISVLSNKSGYLEAINYTEAGDIFKNFSGLVYLSHKRGEFIVESEELARIYTKKDSELINDKVIKEIYDIFHIQENKISITDYRYGLDKLTEITITALSSDVRDPSTATHCIRKLSLLMSKLSKVDSNHYVKNIGDKGLIYYFTQSFEQDFYDTFVHIYNHAGETSEIMNTLYDAFIILVTSASDKNKAFLAEVVQDMHENIIDKFNLTCDRENFEKKYQRFSAIASR
- the pip gene encoding prolyl aminopeptidase, coding for MDFSGYDNHQLNKAFHLQVDDIHKIYIEDVGNPEGIPVIFLHGGPGGGINEKSRSFFHPNSFHTILFDQRGVGKSEPFLCLENNTVLDSVADIEKIREYYGFESWIVFGGSYGSTLALAYAIHHPERVRSLILRGIFLGRKADIDWLYNGGAAQFFPEEFARFKNYIPEAEQNDLVDAYYKLMLKSDISRAEACKRWSDWETAVSTLLPKEIDYAAEVTDGELSLGLMEAHYFANRMFWYEDNYLLNRADRLGKIPMHIFHGRYDINCRPVGAYELQQACPHAKLHFVEASGHSSFETAMHEALVNQMDELW